A region of Methanomicrobium sp. W14 DNA encodes the following proteins:
- a CDS encoding NAD(P)-dependent glycerol-1-phosphate dehydrogenase, translating into MSADSIKVLKTPRFDKSKWLQMPRDVLIGHGIIEQLPKVCEDLHLGKSALVISGKNTIKAAGGHARDLLGEKYDVDVFLADNISVPTIEKVEKIAHDFDFLVGVGGGKVIDLAKVVSYNTDSQFISVPTAASHDGIASSRASVPTENGSVSLDAHPPHAVVADTEIIARAPHRLMASGCADVISNYTAILDWELSHRIKGEPISEYAAALSRMTAEILVKNSSFMYPGSEEGAWMVIKALVSSGVAMSIAGSSRPASGGEHKFSHALDVIAPNKGLHGEQCGIGSIMTMYLHGGDWRGIRKSLKDIGAPTTPAEIGIDDETAVKAMLMAKNIRPERFTILDMGLEDKCARKLVKMLYMK; encoded by the coding sequence ATGAGCGCAGATAGTATAAAAGTACTCAAAACACCACGGTTCGACAAATCAAAATGGCTTCAGATGCCAAGGGACGTTCTTATAGGCCACGGAATTATAGAACAGCTCCCGAAAGTCTGCGAAGACCTGCATCTTGGAAAGTCTGCACTCGTTATATCCGGCAAAAATACAATAAAGGCTGCCGGTGGCCATGCACGTGATCTCCTCGGGGAGAAATATGATGTGGACGTTTTTCTTGCGGACAACATCTCTGTTCCCACAATCGAAAAAGTGGAGAAAATCGCGCATGATTTTGACTTTCTTGTGGGTGTAGGCGGCGGTAAGGTAATTGACCTGGCAAAGGTTGTCTCCTACAACACTGACAGCCAGTTTATCAGCGTCCCTACGGCGGCCTCGCATGACGGCATTGCTTCTTCACGGGCCTCCGTTCCTACTGAAAACGGTAGTGTGTCTCTTGATGCGCATCCTCCCCATGCAGTAGTAGCCGATACAGAGATAATTGCCAGAGCCCCTCACAGGCTCATGGCTTCAGGGTGTGCGGACGTAATATCCAACTATACCGCAATCCTTGACTGGGAACTGTCTCACAGGATAAAAGGGGAGCCGATAAGCGAATATGCCGCGGCACTGTCAAGAATGACAGCGGAAATTCTTGTCAAAAATTCCAGCTTCATGTATCCGGGCTCCGAAGAGGGGGCATGGATGGTGATAAAGGCTCTTGTGTCCTCCGGAGTTGCGATGAGTATAGCAGGCTCTTCAAGACCTGCATCAGGCGGAGAGCACAAATTCAGCCACGCGCTGGATGTTATTGCGCCAAACAAGGGCCTTCACGGCGAGCAGTGTGGCATTGGTTCTATCATGACGATGTACCTTCACGGCGGAGACTGGAGGGGCATCAGAAAATCCCTGAAAGATATTGGCGCACCTACGACACCTGCTGAAATAGGAATTGATGATGAAACTGCTGTAAAAGCCATGTTAATGGCAAAAAACATAAGACCTGAGCGTTTTACAATTCTTGATATGGGACTCGAAGATAAATGCGCGAGAAAGCTGGTAAAAATGCTCTACATGAAGTGA
- a CDS encoding DUF63 family protein, translated as MIGDFIYKYYVGPIINGGAYTVVDTLTYAAILIIAVYLVYRWLLKANISIDHEFVLSLIPYVVLGGLLRVVEDTGIIPYPWYVLLITPLIYFVIFFYAISALVISRILERKKIIERYSRGFSIAGIFACVVSLIPLLYVGITETQINLFVMMSILGMASVTSLLVWGFIRHILKWEYVSDILYKLLIFGHMLDASATSFGIDLHELHYVEQHVVGSALINSTGTAFSMFALKLIVIIPGIYILEMYRKEGSQPLWHLILFAMIMVGMAPGIRDMVRMILYV; from the coding sequence ATGATAGGGGATTTTATATACAAATATTACGTCGGTCCGATTATTAACGGAGGGGCGTATACAGTAGTCGATACACTCACCTATGCCGCAATTCTCATTATTGCCGTATATCTTGTATACAGGTGGCTTTTGAAAGCCAATATCTCAATAGATCACGAGTTTGTGCTTTCACTTATTCCCTATGTTGTTCTCGGCGGCCTTCTGAGAGTTGTTGAGGATACAGGAATAATACCATACCCCTGGTACGTGCTCCTTATAACGCCTCTGATTTATTTTGTAATATTTTTCTATGCGATATCCGCACTGGTAATCTCGCGGATTCTGGAAAGAAAAAAGATAATTGAACGATACAGCAGGGGATTTAGCATTGCGGGAATATTCGCATGCGTAGTATCCCTTATACCGCTTTTATACGTAGGGATAACGGAGACACAGATAAACCTTTTTGTAATGATGTCCATTCTTGGAATGGCATCCGTAACATCCCTTCTTGTATGGGGATTTATCAGGCATATCCTAAAATGGGAGTATGTATCAGACATTCTCTATAAACTACTGATATTCGGGCATATGCTTGATGCCAGCGCGACAAGTTTCGGAATAGACCTTCACGAACTACATTACGTCGAGCAACACGTTGTGGGTTCCGCGCTTATAAACTCTACCGGAACCGCATTTTCAATGTTCGCACTGAAACTTATTGTGATAATCCCCGGAATATATATCCTTGAAATGTACAGAAAAGAGGGAAGCCAGCCGTTATGGCACCTTATACTCTTTGCAATGATAATGGTCGGCATGGCCCCGGGTATACGTGATATGGTCAGGATGATTCTTTATGTTTAA
- a CDS encoding stage II sporulation protein M, with the protein MFNNRLSLAILLSAAIFIFFCFVGAYSIAQDEETAEKLISSIQSEMYAYVADDNSAVLSLKLFLNNLEASVLLFIGGATFGIVTLFVLMSNGVIIGFVISYASGREGLLPIAASIIPHGIMEIPAFLIAAGLGLMLSESLWAELHGKGDSACDAKKLAKKFITIVIPLLALAAVTEAFITPQIIDLVL; encoded by the coding sequence ATGTTTAATAACAGGCTTTCACTTGCAATACTTCTTTCAGCGGCAATTTTTATTTTTTTCTGCTTTGTCGGCGCTTATTCGATTGCACAGGACGAAGAAACTGCTGAAAAGCTTATTTCTTCGATACAAAGCGAGATGTATGCATATGTTGCCGATGATAACTCCGCAGTGCTTTCACTGAAGCTTTTTTTAAATAACCTTGAGGCCTCGGTTTTATTGTTCATCGGCGGAGCGACGTTCGGAATAGTGACACTTTTTGTCCTGATGTCAAACGGCGTAATAATAGGGTTTGTCATAAGCTATGCATCAGGCAGGGAAGGTCTGCTTCCTATTGCCGCTTCAATAATCCCACACGGGATTATGGAGATACCTGCATTTCTTATTGCGGCAGGTCTCGGACTTATGCTCTCGGAATCCCTCTGGGCTGAACTTCACGGAAAAGGTGACAGTGCCTGCGATGCAAAAAAACTCGCAAAGAAATTTATAACTATCGTAATTCCCCTTCTTGCGCTTGCAGCAGTTACAGAGGCATTTATTACGCCCCAAATCATAGATCTAGTACTTTAA
- the proS gene encoding proline--tRNA ligase, which yields MAEDSGALPSKSNFSEWYNEILWRAEIMDVRYPVKGLYVWFPFGFSLRRSTYTILRELMDRDHEETLFPLLIPENEFMKEAEHIKGFEEEVYWVTHGGSTELDVKLALRPTSETAIYPMYALWVRSHADLPLKLYQIVNTFRYETKHTRPLIRLREITSFKEAHTVHATWDEAKEQVEEAIRLYREFYSRICVPVIFSKRPEWDKFPGADYTMAADAIMPDGKTLQVGTVHHLGNNFSKTFDLKYEDENGEQRLAYQTCYGISERCIAALISIHGDDKGLVLPPEIAPVQVVIVPILTKKNTGEITEAVKKLESDIKTAGLRVKTDFRALRPGAKYYHWEMRGVPLRVEIGPRDLEKGVITAVNRYGRKVQIDISDAVTGIREQLETFRQEMTKNASEKIKTQIKPVSSLEEAKEAVSKGVAVVHWCGCRDCADAIEKEMDVSVLGSEIRSEFIEEKDGKCIICGKPAKPALVARTY from the coding sequence ATGGCAGAAGACAGCGGAGCACTCCCGTCAAAAAGCAACTTCAGTGAATGGTACAATGAGATACTCTGGCGTGCGGAGATTATGGACGTACGCTACCCGGTAAAAGGACTTTACGTCTGGTTTCCCTTCGGCTTTTCCCTGAGGCGCTCAACTTATACAATACTTCGTGAACTAATGGACAGGGACCACGAGGAGACCCTGTTCCCACTCCTGATTCCTGAAAACGAATTCATGAAAGAGGCTGAACATATAAAAGGGTTTGAAGAGGAGGTCTACTGGGTTACACACGGGGGGTCAACAGAGCTTGACGTCAAACTGGCCTTAAGGCCTACAAGCGAGACCGCCATTTACCCTATGTACGCATTATGGGTGCGTTCCCATGCAGATCTGCCTTTAAAGCTCTACCAGATTGTCAACACCTTCCGCTATGAAACAAAGCACACACGTCCCCTGATAAGACTGCGTGAAATTACGTCCTTTAAGGAAGCCCACACCGTTCATGCCACATGGGATGAGGCAAAAGAGCAGGTTGAAGAGGCTATTAGGCTTTACAGGGAGTTTTACAGCAGAATCTGTGTCCCGGTAATATTCTCAAAACGCCCCGAATGGGACAAATTTCCCGGCGCAGACTATACCATGGCAGCCGATGCCATAATGCCTGACGGAAAAACACTTCAGGTAGGAACTGTTCACCACCTGGGAAACAACTTCTCAAAGACTTTTGACCTGAAATATGAGGACGAAAACGGCGAGCAGAGACTTGCATACCAGACATGCTATGGCATATCGGAAAGATGCATTGCAGCTCTCATCAGTATCCACGGCGACGACAAAGGCCTTGTTCTTCCGCCTGAAATTGCTCCGGTTCAGGTTGTAATTGTGCCGATTCTTACAAAGAAAAACACCGGTGAAATAACAGAAGCCGTGAAAAAACTTGAATCAGATATAAAGACCGCAGGTCTGCGGGTAAAAACTGATTTCAGGGCGCTTCGCCCCGGGGCGAAATATTATCACTGGGAGATGAGAGGTGTTCCGTTAAGAGTCGAAATAGGCCCGAGAGATCTCGAAAAAGGTGTTATTACTGCCGTAAACCGCTACGGCCGGAAAGTGCAGATTGATATCAGTGATGCAGTCACAGGTATCAGGGAGCAGCTTGAGACATTCAGGCAGGAAATGACAAAAAACGCCTCTGAAAAAATCAAAACCCAGATAAAGCCCGTTTCTTCGCTTGAAGAAGCAAAGGAAGCTGTTTCAAAAGGAGTAGCCGTTGTCCACTGGTGCGGATGCAGGGACTGTGCTGATGCAATCGAAAAAGAGATGGATGTAAGCGTCCTCGGAAGTGAAATAAGGTCCGAGTTCATTGAAGAGAAAGACGGGAAATGCATAATCTGCGGAAAGCCCGCAAAACCTGCTCTTGTAGCAAGGACTTACTGA
- a CDS encoding sugar O-acetyltransferase gives MSEEERIYAGKLFDARSQELRDIKHKAHELCRKFNSLDEYDEKRLPIIKEFIGSIGEKYYFQGPVQFNYGCHTYIGENFFANFNTVIMDDGKVFIGDNVMFGPNVSLMATTHPLLSKERTAMKYEDGHVSMSEYAGEIHIGNNVWIACNVVICGGVHIGDNSVIGAGSVVTKDIPKNHLAFGVPCRPVRPITEKDSKMNLL, from the coding sequence ATGAGCGAAGAAGAAAGAATTTATGCAGGAAAACTTTTTGATGCACGTTCACAGGAGCTGCGTGACATAAAACACAAAGCCCATGAACTGTGCCGGAAATTCAACTCCCTTGATGAGTATGATGAAAAACGCCTTCCGATTATTAAGGAATTTATCGGCTCGATAGGTGAAAAATACTATTTTCAGGGGCCTGTACAGTTCAATTACGGCTGCCACACGTACATCGGTGAAAATTTCTTTGCTAATTTCAACACCGTGATTATGGACGACGGAAAAGTTTTCATTGGGGACAACGTTATGTTCGGACCCAACGTTTCACTGATGGCAACAACACACCCGCTGCTCTCCAAAGAAAGGACTGCCATGAAATACGAAGACGGACACGTCTCAATGTCGGAATATGCAGGTGAAATACATATAGGAAACAATGTATGGATTGCGTGCAATGTAGTCATCTGCGGGGGAGTGCATATAGGAGACAACTCGGTAATCGGAGCCGGAAGCGTCGTAACAAAAGACATCCCAAAAAATCATCTTGCATTCGGAGTCCCGTGCAGACCGGTCCGCCCGATAACGGAAAAAGATTCTAAAATGAACCTGCTGTAA
- a CDS encoding thiamine pyrophosphate-dependent enzyme — protein sequence MQKWRCRVCGYIYDEENGEPATGTKPGTPFRDLPKDWKCPICGADKNSFSVADPEMEKEKSGGKTVSDLIISELLDWGVNVVFGLPGTSSLGLVEAIRKNSKMQYIVVRHEENAAMAASAYNKYTGKIAACLTIAGPGATNLATGLYDAKEDHASVISINGQVKFQYTGPGGIQEIDLDAFFRPITVYNNTIYDSHTALLILTKALKSAIIKKGVAQVSIPNNIQKEYIGEELCCRENCIKDFRIIPGTEELEKAASLINNSKNPVIIAGFGCRNSGDKVIELAKKNGSPIVTTFRAKGIIPEYEKLNLGILGSVGTPHAREFVNGSDLLIAAGAGFSQFTNIPVDKKIVQIDLDPMKLEKSTQGISLWGNCDLVLPLLTEKVKSRKYSEKLEKICNLKKKWYEKLEMEADDTMTPIRPPYIMKILSETIPEDALIALDVGENQWWFGRNFRMKNQLFAMSGYLGTMGFGFPAAIAGKIAYPEKDVFCITGDGGFAMAMADFVTAVKYNLPVIVVILSNRQFGMIQVEQMMEKYPNYSTELLNPDFSAYAKSCGGDGIRVEKPKDLGPALIKAIKSKKPFIVDIDTDPRRFTT from the coding sequence ATGCAAAAATGGAGATGCAGAGTCTGCGGGTATATCTACGATGAAGAAAATGGAGAGCCTGCAACAGGAACAAAACCAGGTACACCATTCAGAGACCTTCCAAAAGACTGGAAATGCCCCATATGCGGAGCTGACAAAAATTCATTCAGTGTCGCGGACCCTGAAATGGAAAAAGAAAAAAGCGGCGGTAAAACAGTATCCGATCTTATCATATCAGAACTCCTGGACTGGGGAGTAAACGTTGTCTTCGGGCTTCCCGGAACATCCTCTCTGGGTCTTGTCGAGGCAATCAGAAAAAACAGTAAGATGCAATATATTGTCGTAAGACATGAGGAGAACGCAGCTATGGCGGCTTCGGCATACAACAAATATACAGGCAAAATCGCAGCATGCCTTACAATCGCGGGACCGGGAGCAACAAACCTTGCAACAGGACTTTATGACGCAAAAGAAGACCATGCATCAGTTATATCAATCAACGGTCAGGTGAAGTTTCAGTATACAGGCCCGGGAGGCATACAGGAGATAGACCTGGACGCATTTTTCAGACCGATAACGGTCTATAACAACACGATTTATGACAGCCACACGGCGCTTCTTATTCTTACAAAAGCCCTGAAATCCGCCATAATAAAAAAAGGAGTCGCACAGGTCTCGATACCTAACAATATACAGAAAGAATACATCGGGGAAGAACTATGCTGCCGTGAAAACTGCATAAAAGACTTCAGAATAATACCTGGTACTGAAGAACTGGAAAAAGCGGCGTCTCTTATAAACAATTCAAAAAACCCTGTTATTATAGCAGGTTTCGGATGCAGAAATTCAGGTGACAAGGTAATTGAACTTGCAAAAAAAAACGGTTCTCCTATTGTTACGACATTCAGGGCAAAGGGAATAATCCCGGAATACGAAAAGCTAAACCTGGGAATCTTAGGCTCTGTAGGAACACCGCATGCAAGGGAATTTGTAAACGGTTCCGACCTTCTTATTGCAGCAGGAGCCGGATTTTCCCAGTTCACGAACATTCCTGTTGACAAAAAAATAGTCCAGATAGACCTTGACCCGATGAAACTTGAGAAAAGTACTCAGGGAATATCCCTGTGGGGCAACTGCGACCTTGTATTACCCTTGCTGACAGAGAAAGTCAAAAGTAGAAAATACTCTGAAAAACTTGAAAAAATTTGTAATTTAAAGAAAAAATGGTATGAAAAACTTGAAATGGAGGCTGATGATACAATGACACCCATAAGGCCCCCTTATATTATGAAGATACTTTCGGAAACAATACCGGAAGATGCCCTAATAGCTCTTGATGTCGGTGAAAACCAGTGGTGGTTCGGCAGAAACTTCAGGATGAAGAATCAGCTCTTCGCGATGTCGGGTTATCTCGGAACCATGGGATTCGGGTTTCCCGCCGCGATTGCCGGAAAGATTGCATATCCTGAAAAGGACGTATTCTGCATAACAGGTGACGGGGGATTTGCAATGGCAATGGCCGACTTTGTGACTGCCGTAAAATACAATCTTCCTGTAATTGTGGTGATTCTTTCAAACAGACAGTTTGGCATGATACAGGTTGAACAGATGATGGAAAAATACCCAAATTACTCCACAGAACTTCTTAATCCGGATTTTTCTGCATATGCAAAATCATGCGGAGGCGACGGGATAAGAGTTGAAAAACCAAAAGACCTCGGGCCTGCACTAATCAAGGCCATAAAATCCAAAAAACCTTTCATAGTTGATATCGACACAGACCCAAGAAGGTTTACAACTTAA
- a CDS encoding VWA domain-containing protein: MAGFYHPLWLLGLLTLPVLWYYYQYSLKKRKQSAMAFSRVAILKTALGDSKKSKRPMNLFILALLALGLLFVGLADPHIPLEQTKEGVNVVLVIDDSGSMQATDYQPTRLEAAKSAAKQLINSLDPKDYCGIVVFESGATTAAYLSPDKDGVIGKLENIEAKNGQTALGDGLSLGIDMADSIPNRKKVVVLLSDGVSNAGVISPEEAEQFAEDSGIQVFTVGMGSTEPVVLGYDWFGNPQYAQLDEDTLKEIAENTGGKYFRSVNGQTLSDIYSNLNSEIKREKEETSIGWVFIVLSIISMFAEIYFRYGARRIIQ, from the coding sequence ATGGCAGGATTTTATCATCCTCTGTGGCTTCTGGGGCTTCTGACTCTTCCGGTCTTGTGGTATTACTACCAGTATTCATTAAAGAAAAGGAAACAGTCAGCAATGGCCTTTTCAAGGGTCGCAATACTTAAAACCGCACTAGGAGACTCAAAAAAGTCGAAAAGACCCATGAATTTATTTATACTGGCGCTCCTTGCTCTGGGTCTTCTGTTTGTAGGTCTGGCAGACCCGCATATTCCTCTTGAGCAGACGAAAGAGGGTGTCAATGTGGTCCTTGTCATTGATGACTCAGGGAGTATGCAGGCTACCGATTATCAGCCTACAAGACTTGAAGCCGCAAAAAGTGCCGCCAAGCAGTTGATCAACAGTCTGGACCCGAAAGACTACTGTGGTATAGTAGTGTTTGAGTCAGGCGCTACAACCGCTGCGTACCTTTCTCCCGACAAAGACGGCGTTATAGGAAAACTGGAAAACATCGAGGCTAAAAACGGTCAGACCGCTCTTGGTGACGGTCTTTCCCTTGGTATTGATATGGCGGATTCCATTCCAAACAGAAAGAAAGTCGTCGTGCTTCTTTCCGATGGTGTCTCAAACGCCGGAGTAATCTCACCTGAAGAGGCTGAACAGTTTGCAGAAGACAGTGGTATCCAGGTGTTCACTGTAGGTATGGGTTCAACCGAACCTGTCGTCCTTGGTTATGACTGGTTTGGAAATCCGCAGTATGCACAGCTTGACGAGGACACTTTAAAGGAGATTGCAGAGAACACGGGAGGCAAGTACTTCCGCTCCGTTAACGGTCAGACCCTCTCTGATATTTATTCAAACCTGAATTCCGAGATTAAGAGGGAAAAGGAAGAGACATCGATAGGCTGGGTATTCATCGTCCTGTCCATCATATCCATGTTCGCTGAGATCTACTTCAGGTACGGTGCAAGGAGGATTATACAGTGA
- a CDS encoding DUF58 domain-containing protein produces MLQDKKDLIKKIGRVDISTRALVEGLQSGYYISVFKGHGIEFTDIREYVPGDDVRAIDWNVTARQNRPFVREFIEERDQTFYFVLDYSGSGFFGSDNSKFEKMLEIAASLMFAAVRSNDRIGLCIFTDKVERFVPAKKGRTHVISLINEMIVHKPADTGTDVSAAFEYLSRRVSKRSSFVVISDFMSPDFEKSLKILKSRHHEVIAVKISDIRETELLDVGLVEFEDPETGEQILIDTSDAQLRENYTRLCRQADESVVSKLRKGRAGVISIDNTESFVKPLNIFFNGKIKGGGF; encoded by the coding sequence TTGCTACAGGATAAAAAAGACCTCATCAAAAAGATCGGCCGTGTTGACATCTCTACCCGTGCACTCGTGGAAGGTCTTCAGAGCGGCTACTACATATCGGTCTTTAAGGGACATGGCATTGAATTTACGGATATCCGTGAGTATGTTCCAGGTGATGATGTACGCGCTATAGACTGGAATGTTACCGCCCGCCAGAACCGTCCGTTTGTCAGGGAGTTTATAGAAGAGAGGGATCAGACATTTTATTTTGTTCTGGACTATTCGGGTTCGGGATTTTTCGGTTCCGATAATTCAAAATTTGAGAAAATGCTTGAGATTGCAGCCTCACTTATGTTTGCCGCCGTAAGGAGTAATGACAGGATAGGCCTGTGCATATTCACGGACAAAGTCGAAAGGTTTGTTCCGGCAAAAAAAGGAAGGACCCATGTGATTTCGCTTATAAATGAGATGATTGTTCATAAGCCGGCAGATACCGGCACAGATGTTTCAGCCGCATTTGAATATCTTTCCAGAAGAGTGAGCAAAAGGTCGTCATTTGTAGTAATCTCAGATTTCATGTCCCCTGATTTCGAGAAATCCCTTAAGATTCTGAAGAGCCGGCATCACGAGGTAATTGCCGTGAAAATTTCAGACATCAGGGAGACTGAGCTTTTAGACGTGGGACTAGTTGAGTTTGAAGACCCTGAGACCGGAGAGCAGATCTTAATCGATACTTCGGATGCACAGCTTAGGGAGAATTATACCAGACTGTGCAGACAGGCGGACGAATCCGTAGTCTCAAAGTTAAGAAAAGGAAGGGCCGGAGTAATAAGCATAGACAACACGGAATCTTTTGTAAAACCGCTGAATATTTTTTTTAACGGTAAAATAAAGGGAGGTGGTTTCTGA
- a CDS encoding MoxR family ATPase yields MDNDIEFLNGKAKEYSHDLDNVKNEVQKVIVGQDDVVKRLLVAICAEGNVLLEGVPGIAKTLLIKTLSECVGCTFSRIQFTPDLLPADITGTKIYNHNDSVFTTLKGPIFNSFVLADEINRAPPKVQSALLEAMQEKQVTIQGDTYQLDKPFFILATENPIESEGTYPLPEAQTDRFMFKVMMTYPSIEDEVKILDRFTDQADMSPSVVISSEKILEIQSFIKSVYAESEVKNYAARIVDATRNPEKYGIEAGRYISYGASPRASIYLILGAKGYALLSGRGYVVPDDIKQVAHDVLRHRIIRTYEAEADEVSTDTIIDSVLHSVEIP; encoded by the coding sequence ATGGATAACGATATCGAGTTTTTGAACGGTAAGGCAAAGGAATATTCTCATGATCTTGATAATGTTAAAAACGAGGTCCAGAAAGTTATTGTCGGTCAGGACGACGTTGTAAAGCGTCTTCTTGTTGCAATCTGCGCAGAAGGAAATGTTCTTCTTGAAGGTGTGCCCGGTATTGCCAAAACTCTTTTGATAAAAACTCTGTCGGAATGCGTGGGGTGTACATTTTCAAGAATTCAGTTTACACCTGACCTTCTTCCGGCGGACATTACAGGAACGAAAATCTACAACCACAATGACTCTGTATTTACGACGTTAAAAGGGCCGATTTTCAACAGTTTCGTTCTTGCGGATGAAATTAACAGGGCTCCGCCCAAAGTTCAGTCCGCACTTCTTGAAGCTATGCAGGAGAAGCAGGTGACTATCCAGGGAGATACGTATCAGCTTGATAAACCTTTTTTCATTCTTGCAACGGAAAACCCGATAGAGTCCGAGGGCACATATCCTCTTCCCGAAGCCCAGACTGACAGGTTCATGTTTAAGGTAATGATGACTTACCCGTCAATAGAGGATGAAGTAAAAATTCTGGACCGGTTTACAGATCAGGCAGATATGAGCCCGTCCGTGGTCATATCTTCTGAAAAAATTCTTGAAATTCAGTCCTTTATAAAATCAGTATATGCGGAAAGTGAAGTGAAAAATTATGCCGCACGTATTGTGGATGCAACAAGAAATCCTGAAAAATACGGAATAGAAGCAGGAAGATACATCTCTTACGGAGCATCCCCGCGTGCTTCAATATATCTTATTCTGGGCGCCAAGGGTTATGCTCTTCTTTCGGGGAGGGGTTACGTTGTCCCTGACGATATAAAGCAGGTCGCCCATGATGTCTTAAGGCACAGAATTATCAGGACATACGAGGCTGAAGCCGATGAAGTTTCGACAGATACGATAATAGACAGTGTTCTTCACTCCGTTGAAATTCCCTGA
- a CDS encoding pyruvoyl-dependent arginine decarboxylase, translating to MAAGNFVPRKVFFTSGSGSHQDRLTSFEMALRKASIECYNLVEVSSILPPKCQIISKHDGLKELFPGSIVFTVMSRISSNEIGKRVTASVGMAIPKNPEVEWGYFAEYHTFFETKEQAGKYSEDIAYNMYTSISDKTPQKTMNVTESAVVPDNGEWTTAIAAAVFIL from the coding sequence TTGGCAGCAGGTAATTTTGTACCAAGAAAGGTTTTTTTTACATCCGGATCAGGCTCTCATCAGGACAGACTGACATCCTTTGAAATGGCTCTTAGAAAAGCCTCTATCGAATGTTATAATCTGGTTGAAGTAAGTTCTATTCTTCCTCCTAAATGTCAGATAATATCAAAACATGACGGTTTAAAGGAACTTTTTCCGGGAAGCATAGTATTTACGGTAATGTCAAGAATATCTTCGAACGAGATAGGAAAGAGAGTTACGGCTTCCGTCGGAATGGCAATTCCCAAGAACCCTGAGGTGGAATGGGGTTATTTTGCTGAATATCACACTTTTTTCGAGACGAAAGAGCAGGCCGGGAAATACTCCGAGGATATCGCCTATAATATGTATACGAGCATATCGGACAAGACCCCCCAGAAAACGATGAACGTTACCGAATCTGCTGTCGTCCCGGATAACGGGGAATGGACCACTGCAATAGCGGCCGCAGTGTTTATACTATAA